Below is a genomic region from Longimicrobium sp..
CGACGGCTGTGCGACTCCGTGTCCGCCGGCGACTTCTTCCGCGCCCGCCGCAGTTGCCGGCGGGCGCGAACCTCGTCTATCATTGCGCCGGATCGACCCGCTCGCCCGGTACACCGCCGCCCGTAGAGGACACCGATGGCCCGCATCTCCCCGCTCGACTACGCCGACATGCCGCCCGAGGCGCGCGCGGCGCACGACGAGCACCTGAAGACGGCGCGCATCACCAACATGAAGCGCACGCTCCTGCGCTCGGTGCCCGCATTCCAGGCGCTGATGACGTGGTATCCGCTGCGCGACACCGTGCAGCCCTTCCTGGGCGAGCGGCTCACCACGCTCTTCGCGCACGCCGTCTCGTCCGAGACCGACTGCCTGATCTGCTCCACCTTCTTCCGCCGCATCCTCATCGACTCGGGCGAGGATCCCGACCGGCTGGAGCTGGACGAGCGCGAGGCGGCGGTGGTCGAGATCGGCCGGCGCCTGGCGGTCACGCCGCACCGGGTGCCGGACGAGCTGTACGAGCGCGTGGCCGCGTACTTCTCCGACGAGCAGATGGTGGCGCTCGCGGCGTTCGGCGCGCTGATGGTGGCGACGAACGTCTTCAACAACTCGCTGGGGGTGCCGCTGGACGACTACCTGCAGCCGTACCGGCGGCAGCCGGCGCTCGCCGGGGCGGGGGAGGGGAGCGCCGCGCATGGGTGAGTTTACCGGAAAGGTCGCCTTCGTCACCGGCGCGGCGCACGGGCAGGGGCGGGCGGCGGCGCTCGCGCTGGCCAGGGCGGGCGCCTCGGTCGCGGCGTTCGACGTGGCGCGGCCGCTGGCGTACCCGGGCTACGGGATGGGGACCGGCGCGGACCTGGAGTCGCTGGTGGCGGAGTGCGAGGCCGCCGGGAGCGCGTGCCTGGCCTTCGCGGGCGACGTGCGCGACGACGTGGCGGTCACGCGCGCGGTGGACGGCACGGTGGAGCGCTTCGGCCGCATCGACGTCCTCTTCAACAACGCCGGCATCTGCGCCTACGGCCTGGCGCACGAGCTGACGGAGGAGGAGTGGGACGCGATGCTCGACATCAACCTCAAGGGCCCCTGGCTGGTGGCGCGCCGCGTGATCCCGGTGATGATCCGCCAGAAGTCGGGCGTGATCATCAACAACTCGTCGGTGGCGGGCTTGCGCGGGATGAACCGGCTCAGCCACTACGCGGCGTCGAAGTGGGGGCTGGTGGGGCTCACCAAGTCGTGGGCGATCGAGCTGGCGCCGCACGGCATCCGCGTGGTGTCGCTGCACCCCACCGGCGTCAACACGCCGATGAACGACGGCCTGGCCGCGCTGGAGGGGAAGACGCCCGAGGAGATCGCCGAGGCCAGTGCCGGCAACCTCCTCCCCGTCCCCTGGATCGAGCCCGAGGACGTGGCCGAGGCGGTCCTCTACCTCGCGTCGGACCGGGCGCGCTTCGTCACCGGGGCTGGGCTGGTGCTGGATGCGGGGTTGCTGACGAGGTAAAACGACATCTGTGCATTCAGACGATTCTGCGGCGCTTCGC
It encodes:
- a CDS encoding mycofactocin-coupled SDR family oxidoreductase (This oxidoreductase belongs to a branch of the SDR family in which the NAD cofactor is especially deeply buried and is non-exchangeable. Members of this branch occur only in species that product mycofactocin, a small molecule electron carrier derived from the final two residues of the mycofactocin precursor protein, MftA. Mycofactocin is thought to mediate transfers of electrons between such non-exchangeable NAD cofactors from different enzymes acting on different substates, and has been shown to play a role in the metabolism of alcohols and aldehydes in Mycolicibacterium smegmatis and in Mycobacterium tuberculosis.), whose protein sequence is MGEFTGKVAFVTGAAHGQGRAAALALARAGASVAAFDVARPLAYPGYGMGTGADLESLVAECEAAGSACLAFAGDVRDDVAVTRAVDGTVERFGRIDVLFNNAGICAYGLAHELTEEEWDAMLDINLKGPWLVARRVIPVMIRQKSGVIINNSSVAGLRGMNRLSHYAASKWGLVGLTKSWAIELAPHGIRVVSLHPTGVNTPMNDGLAALEGKTPEEIAEASAGNLLPVPWIEPEDVAEAVLYLASDRARFVTGAGLVLDAGLLTR